A genomic window from Cyprinus carpio isolate SPL01 chromosome B9, ASM1834038v1, whole genome shotgun sequence includes:
- the LOC109106140 gene encoding LOW QUALITY PROTEIN: cyclic nucleotide-gated cation channel alpha-4-like (The sequence of the model RefSeq protein was modified relative to this genomic sequence to represent the inferred CDS: deleted 1 base in 1 codon), which yields MNTNRWVRLFTWQRMNKNSEEEENKEQEPKEKKKEETTKLNWKEWIIDPSEEFYYTWLQIMILPICYNWVIIIFRTCFYAIEEKFVATWLTLDYICDLFYVLDTVIGFRTGFLEQGILVRDLSLLKKRYMRSSRFKWDIASLLPTDLLYLKLGIHTPLVRVNRFLRTSRMNEALDRMETRTSYPNTFRVAKLMLYIFVLIHWNACVYFSLSNYIGFGADPWVYPNISDPDFAATRRQYFYCFWFSTLILTTVGDTPPPEREEEYLFLVADMLIAVLVFASVVGSMGDVISSLRDRDNVFFPNHELVKGYLRSRRISKELQKRVNDWYQHLHINKWKDHTENEILRHLITLQTAIAVSVHLPTMSKVTNTLQNCENSLLEQLVLKLTPQVYSPGEYVCKKGDVGHEMYIIKEGKLAVVADDGVTQFAVLGEGNFFGEISILNIKGNKSGNRRTANIRSIGYSDLFSLSKEDLTETLLEYPAAKRLLEEKGHQILTKMGMLEETDEGEGEVEKTEDKVKRLEASLEALQTKLARLIAELESSARKMMQRVELLELQTAGWEGIVAEGPQGEIEEWEKVKEREIGMGDGDGDGEKEEEKEEEEDPIVEGERGEGDGGEESLGEKEKNAGGIEESENEKEETEEEQIKTETQDQKRD from the exons ATGAACACAAATCGCTGGGTAAGACTTTTCACATGGCAACGCATGAACAAGAATAGTGAAGAGGAAGAGAATAAGGAACAAGAAccgaaagagaagaagaaagaagagactACAAAATTGAA ctGGAAGGAATGGATAATTGATCCATCTGAAGAGTTTTATTACACATGGTTACAAATTATGATACTACCTATCTGCTACAATTGGGTCATCATAATATTCAG GACATGCTTCTATGCAATTGAGGAAAAGTTTGTGGCAACATGGCTCACCTTGGATTATATCTGTGACTTGTTCTATGTGCTTGACACAGTTATTGGGTTTCGCACAG GTTTTCTGGAGCAGGGTATCCTGGTGCGAGACTTGTCCCTTTTAAAAAAGCGTTACATGCGCTCCTCTCGCTTCAAGTGGGACATTGCCTCCCTGTTGCCCACTGATCTACTCTACCTGAAACTGGGGATCCACACACCTCTAGTTCGGGTCAACCGCTTCCTGCGAACGAGCCGTATGAATGAGGCCCTGGACCGCATGGAAACACGCACATCCTATCCAAACACCTTCCGCGTCGCCAAACTCATGCTGTATATTTTCGTGCTCATCCACTGGAACGCCTGCGTCTACTTCTCTCTGTCTAATTACATAGGCTTCGGTGCAGATCCCTGGGTCTATCCCAACATCTCAGACCCGGACTTTGCTGCCACGAGACGCCAGTACTTCTACTGCTTCTGGTTTTCCACTCTCATCCTCACCACAGTGGGTGACACTCCGCCGCCCGAACGTGAAGAAGAGTATCTGTTTTTGGTCGCAGACATGTTGATCGCCGTGCTGGTGTTTGCTTCTGTCGTGGGGAGCATGGGGGACGTGATATCAAGCTTGCGTGATCGTGACAACGTGTTTTTTCCCAATCATGAGCTGGTGAAGGGTTACCTGCGCAGCCGGCGCATCAGCAAAGAACTGCAGAAACGCGTCAACGACTGGTACCAGCATCTCCACATCAACAAGTGG AAAGATCACACGGAGAATGAGATTCTTCGGCATCTCATCACACTTCAGACAGCGATTGCCGTGAGTGTGCATCTGCCCACTATGTCCAAAGTCACCAACACCCTTCAGAACTGTGAGAACAGTCTGTTGGAGCAGCTGGTACTTAAACTCACCCCACAG GTGTATAGCCCAGGAGAGTATGTTTGCAAGAAGGGAGATGTAGGTCATGAGatgtacatcattaaagaggggAAGCTGGCAGTGGTTGCAGATGATGGAGTTACTCAGTTTGCTGTTCTGGGGGAAGGAAACTTCTTTGGAGAAATCAGTATCTTGAATATCAAAG gTAACAAATCAGGAAATAGACGAACAGCCAACATTCGCAGCATTGGTTACTCAGATCTTTTCAGCCTATCGAAAGAGGACCTGACTGAAACACTTCTTGAGTACCCTGCAGCCAAACGCCTGTTGGAGGAGAAGGGTCATCAGATCCTAACAAAGATGGGGATGCTGGAAGAGACAGACGAAGGGGAGGGAGAGGTGGAGAAAACGGAGGACAAGGTGAAGCGCTTAGAGGCCAGCCTAGAGGCCCTGCAGACCAAACTAGCTCGGCTGATAGCTGAACTGGAGTCTAGTGCCCGGAAAATGATGCAAAGAGTGGAACTACTGGAATTGCAGACCGCAGGATGGGAAGGCATTGTGGCCGAGGGGCCACAGGGAGAAATAGAAGAGTGGGAAAAAGTAAAAGAGAGGGAGATT GGGATGGGGGATGGGGATGGGGATGGGGAGaaggaagaagaaaaggaagaagaagaggaccCAATAgtggaaggagagagaggagagggtgaTGGAGGAGAGGAAAGCCTGGGAGAAAAGGAGAAGAATGCAGGAGGGATTGAGGAAAGTGAAAACGAAAAAGAAGAGACAGAGGAAGAGCAAATAAAGACAGAAACACAGGATCAGAAAAGAGATTAA